A region of the Sinorhizobium arboris LMG 14919 genome:
GCCACCGGGCGATGTGACGTTCTGGCGCAGGCGGGCTGCATCGTCGGGGGACTGATGGAGGAGTTCACCAGCCCCCGCGACGGTTTCCCGAGCAAGACGCATGGCTAGGTCCGCCTCGAGTCCGGCCTTGCGCCCGGCCTCGGCCATGCACTCGACGAGATAGAAGACATAGGCCGGGCCGCTGCCGGAGACGGCGGTCACGGCATCGATATCCGCTTCGGTTCGGACCCATTCGACGGGGCCGCTGACTTTCAGCAGATCTTGCACCAGCGCGCGTTGCGCTTCGCTGACGCGGGCATTTGCGAAGGCGCCGGTAACACCACGCCCGATCATGGCCGGCGTGTTCGGCATGGCGCGCACCGTCGCAGCCTCGCCCAGATGACGCTCGATGAAACCGAGCGTCTTGCCGGCGGCCACAGACACGACAACCGTCTGGGAACCGACGAGTCCCTTCAGGGGCGGCAGCGCAGTTTCCATCACCTGCGGCTTGACGGCGAGGAATATCGCGCCGGCCTTGACGCCCGCGGGGGCGGAGGTCGCATGTTGAACACCGCTATCCGCCATGAGCTTTGCCATCGCCGGCGACGGACCAGGGTCGATGACGAGCACGTCGTTTCCACGCACTCCGCTTTTGAGCCAGCCCGCGAGCATGGCGCCGCCCATATTGCCGGCGCCGACGAGTACGATCGGACCCGAAACGGCAATGCTCACTTCATGCCTCCCCAACGGTCTCGAACAACACCGCGTCGACCGCACGCTGCGCATCCATGCCCGACCAGACGACGAATTGGAATGCCTGGAAATAGGACTCGCAGGCGTCGAGCGCGTTCGAAAGAAGCACCTCGACCTGCTGGTTCGTAGGCTCCGCTCCGCCAGCGAGCAACAGAGATTGCCGGAAGATGATGACTTCTTCTTGGCGCCAAAGATCGAAATGACCCATCAGCACCTGGCCGTTGATATGGGATAGAAGCCGGATCACCTCGTTCGCGCGGCTGTCCGGCACCTTGATGTCGAAGGCACAAGCCAGATGCAGCGCCTCGAACTCCTCCATCCAGGAAAAGGAAACATGGTAATCCGCCCACCTGCCTTCGACGGTCATGGCAATTTCGTCTTCGCCGGATCGTTCGAAGGACCAGTCATTGTTCGCGGCAACGAACTCGATCATATCGACCGGGTTGGACTGGCGCTCGACTTCCATTTCCAAAAGGCTCATGCATCACCCTAAAGGCGCGGCACAGGCGCGCAGAGTCACGCTCACAGGACGCAACACTGCAAACCCAATACCGGATACGAACACTATGATTGCTGGACCTGCGGCTATCCTGGCTTACTTACCCTGCCCGGAGCTTGCATGATCCGTGTCGAATCATCATTTAAAATCAGTGTATAACGGCAGAGTCAGCGTGCCAGCCCCTGGGCCGAAAAATTGCAGGGAAGAATGGCGCCCGGCGCTATGATTTTGATTCAGCGCGGCTGCTTAAACGACTCTGCGATAAAGGTTTTTTGCCAGTGTCCACAGGTGGAAAACTTTTCAGCTTTTGTTAACCGTGGCGGCGGCGAGACGAAAGACTACAGGCCATGGCGGCGTGGCCGTCCGGCCCCGCGCAGCATCCGCCGGCAGGCCTGCAGCTCCAAGACCGAATCCGAGCGACGTCCGGCGCCAAGGCTGCCCTTTTTACTTACCCGTGGTAATGTCGCCGGCTGCCGGACCGGTCGTGGCCAGGCGCGCTTCCAGAGCTTCGATGCGGGCAAGGAGGGCGTCGTTTTCGTCCCGTGCCCGCGCCGCCATCTCTTTGACCGCCTCGAACTCCTCGCGCTTGACGACGTCGAGCGAATTCAGCCAGTTTTCGGTTTGCGCGCGGAATGCCGCCTCGACCTCGCGCCGCACCCCTTGGGCCGCGCCTGCGGCATCCGTCATCAGCCGGGCGAGATCATCGAGAATACGGTTGGCCCCTGTGCTCATCTTTCTGGTCTCCATTTCATCCCGCCACATGCGGCGGAGCTTATGATTTCAGGTAGGATCCCCGAAGTGAGGATGCAAGGAAAATGACGTCCGCGACGCCGTTCAAGCTTCTCCGGGCCCCTTGTATTTGCGATGAGGCAATGCGGCAATATAGCGTGCTGCGGCCACCTTGTACGCTCGAAAGTGGCGGCGGCCTCGTTGCGCGGCGGCGGCAGGTGCTTGACCGCGCCGGATTCGCTCGTCATCTTCCGGCGAAATTATCGGTCCGGCACGAGAGAAGACCTTGGAAACAATCGCGACCCGCCTCGCCATCCTCCCCTTCCCCGAAATCGACCCGGTCATCTTCACGATCGGGCCGCTCGCCGTGCGCTGGTACGGGCTCGCCTATGTCGCAGGGATACTCCTCGGATGGCTCTATGCGCGCCGCATAATCCAGAACGCTTCCCTCTGGCGCAACGGCACTGCGCCCTTCAACCTGGCGCAGCTTGACGACTTCCTCCTCTGGGCGGCCGGCGGCATCGTGCTTGGCGGGCGCATCGGCTACATCCTTTTTTACGATCTCGGCTCCATCCTTGAGAATCCCGTCCGCGCGATCCAGATTTGGAACGGCGGCATGTCCTTTCATGGCGGCCTTCTCGGCACGACGCTGGCGATGATCATTTTTGCGCGCAGGAACGCAATCCACCTCTGGAGCCTGTTCGACGTCGTGGCAGCAGTGGTGCCGATCGGGCTCTTCTTCGGGCGCATAGCCAATTTCATCAATGGAGAACTCTGGGGCCGCCTGTCTTCGATGCCCTGGGCGGTCGTCTTCCCGACGGGAGGCCCCTTTGCCCGTCATCCGAGCCAGCTTTACGAGGCTGCCCTCGAGGGTATTGTGCTTCTCGCCGTGCTCGCTTGGTTCGTCTATCGCCGCAAAGCCTTGAAAATTCCCGGCCTGGTCACCGGCATCTTCGTCTGCGGCTATGCGGCAAGCCGAATTTTCGTGGAATTCTTCCGCGAACCGGACGCACAGATCGGCTATCTTGCGGGGGGCTGGCTTACCATGGGAATGGTGCTTTCACTGCCGATGGCGCTGGTCGGAATCTGGGCTATTGCGCGAGCGCGCAGCGCGGCCGCCGCCGCTTGACTGGACAAGTCATGACGAATCCCCTCGCCGACAAGATCAAGGCGCTGATCCGGACCACCGGGCCGATCAGCGTGACCGACTACTTTTCCCTCTGCCTTGCCGATCCGCAGCATGGCTACTATCGCGCCCGTGAACCGTTCGGACGGGCGGGCGACTTCACCACCGCGCCGGAGGTCAGCCAGCTCTTCGGCGAGATGATCGGCATATTCCTGGTGCATGCATGGCAGCAGCACGCCGCGCCTGCAAACGCGATTATCGCCGAGATCGGTCCGGGCCGCGGCACGATGATGTCCGACATGCTCCGCGTCATCCGCCGGCTGGCGCCGGCACTATACCGGACCGCCACCGTTCATCTCGTCGAAACCAGCGAGCGGCTTCGCCAGGTGCAGGCCCGGACCTTGGCCGAACACGAAGGCAAGGTCCGCTGGCATGAGAGCTTCGACGGTCTTCCCTCAGGTTTCCTGCTTCTGGCTGCGAACGAGCTTTTCGACGCAATTCCGATCCGTCAGTTCGTGCGGACCGCGCAGGGCTTCCGCGAGCGCATGGTCGGTCTCGACGCGGAGGGCCGATTGACCTTTGCCGCAGGCATTGCCGGCATCGATCCGACATTGCTGCCCTCTGCCGCCGCATCCGTCCCGGAAGGCATGATATTCGAGATTTCGCCGGCCCGCGACGCGGTGATGGCCGCGCTCTGCGAGCGCCTCCGCGCCGGCGGCGGCACGGCGATCATTATCGACTACGGTCATCTGGCGACCGGCTACGGCGACACGCTGCAGGCCGTCCGCAACCATGAATACGATCCGCCGCTTGCCAATCCCGGCCTCGCCGACCTGACCAGCCACGTCGATTTCGAACAGTTGGCGAGCCGTGCCAAAGCGGAGGGCGTGCAGATCAACGGACTTGCCCGGCAGGGCGATTTCCTGGTCGGCCTCGGTCTCCTGGAACGCGCCGCGGCCCTCGGCCGGGACAAGGACGAGACGACTCAGGAAGGCATCCGCGGCGACGTCGAGCGGCTTGCGGGTTCGGGCACGGGAAACATGGGAGAACTGTTCAAGGTGCTGGTGGTAAGCAGTCCTGAAGTCGCCTTGACGCCTTTTCAGAAGAAGGCGCTTTAAAGCCAGGCCGCCGAATCGCGCATGCCGTGAACAACAGCTGCAACCAGGATGCCGTAGGAGCCGCTCGTATTTTGCCACGGCGTACGCGTTCTGCTGTCAATCCTTTCAGAAAAGCCGTACGGTCCACGTCCTTGCCTTCGTCCGCCGGGCATCCCTTGGTTGGGCAATTGACAGCCCCCGCCTGCCGGGTCAACATCGCGCCGGCAAATCAGCTGCAATTCGACGGGCCGCAACGCGCCCTCAATTCCAACGAACTTAGAGAATCACGAGGGCGAAAACACCGAATGCAGGATGATGTCTCGCCATCCCCCGTGCAGAGCCCGCTCTTCGACGCGAAGGCAGGCCCGGCAATCGCACACGGCTATTTCACCCGCAAGGGAGGCGTCTCCGAGGGCATCTATCGCGGCTTGAATGTCGGTCTCGGCTCCAACGACGAGCGCGAACGTGTCGGCGAGAACCGAGCCCGGGTCGCCCGCTGGTTCGAGGCGGAGCCACGACGGCTTGCCACGGTGCACCAGGTCCATTCGGCGGACGCAATCGTCGTCGACGGCAGTTACGACGGCGCACGACCGGATGCGGATGCGCTGGTGACGGCGACGCCGGGCATCGTCCTCGGCGTCCTCTCCGCCGACTGCGGTCCCGTCCTCTTCGCCGATCCGGAAGCAGGCGTCATCGGTGCTGCCCACGCCGGATGGAAGGGCGCGCTCGGCGGCGTGCTCGAAAGCACCATCGAAGCGATGACCTCGCTCGGTGCCCGCCGCGAGCGAATCATCGCCTGCCTCGGCCCGTCGATCAGCCAGAAGCATTATGAGGTCGGCCCCGAATTCGTAGCCCGTTTCGTCGACGCCGAGGCAAGCTACGAGTCGTTTTTCGCGCCTTCGGGACGCGACGGCCATGCCATGTTCGATCTGCCCGGACTGACGGTCCGGCGGCTGGCCGAAGCCGGCGTAACGGCGGAGAACCTCGGCATCTGCACCTATGCGGACGAGGACCGCTTCTTCTCCTATCGCCGCGCGACGCATAGGCGGGAGCCTGATTACGGACGGCAGATGTCCGCGATTTCCATACGGGAGGTTTGAGATGGCGCTTCATTTCGCCGAAGAGGAATATGCGGCCCGCCTGGCGCGGCTGACGGCCAAGATGCAGGAAGAAAAGCTCGACGCAATGCTGCTCTTCGCGCAGGAGAGCATGTATTGGCTGACCGGCTACGACACCTTCGGCTATTGCTTCTTCCAGACGCTCGTCGTCAAGCGGGATGGGACGATGGTCCTGCTCACCCGTTCGGCCGACCTGCGCCAGGCGCGCCATACATCGAATATCGAGCGCATCGAAATATGGGTGGACCGGGTCAATGCGGATCCGGCGATGGATCTTAAGAACCTGCTCAGCGAACTCGACCTCCTCGGCTGCCGCATCGGTGTCGAATACGACACGCACGGCATGACCGGAAGAACGGCGCGCCTCGTCGATCACCAGCTCTCAACTTTCGGGGAACTGGTCGACGCCTCGCTGCTCGTCAGCCGCCTGCGTCTGATCAAGAGCCCGGCGGAGATCGCGCATGTCGAGAAGGCGGCTAGCCTTGCCGACGACGCGCTCGACGCGGCGCTGCCACTCATCCGTCCAGGCGGCAGCGAGGCGGATATCCTCGCGGCCATGCAGGGTGCCGTCTTCGCGGGCGGCGGCGACTATCCGGCGAACGAGTTCATCATCGGTTCCGGAGCCGACGCGCTGCTCTGCCGCTACAAGGCGGGCCGGCGCAACCTCGACGCCAATGATCAGCTCACGCTCGAATGGACCGGTGTGAGCGCCCATTACCATGCGGCAATGATGCGCACGATCGTGATCGGCGAACCCAGCAACCGCCACCGCGAGCTCTACAGCGCCTGCCGGGAAACGATCCAGGCGATCGAAATGGTGCTTCGGCCCGGCAATACCTTCGGGACGGTTTTCGACGTGCATGCGAAAATCATGGACGAGCGCGGCCTTGCCCGGCACCGTCTGAACGCCTGCGGCTATTCGCTCGGCGCACGCTTCTCGCCCTCCTGGATGGAGCACCAGATGTTCCATATCGGCAATCCGCAGGAGATCGAGCCGGACATGTCCCTCTTCGTCCATATGATCATCATGGATTCCGACAGCGGCACCGCCATGACGCTCGGCCAGACCTATCTCACCACGGCCGACACCCCCCGGCCGCTCTCGCGCTACGGACTGGACTTCATATCTGCGTAAGGAAATCGCCCTATGATTTCCGCCGGAGTGAAGAGCGCGCCGGCGGCTGATGCCGTTGCAGTGACCTTTGCGCATCCTACCAGGGGGCGCGCGGGCCTGTGGCGGCCGCGTCCGGCGCCGAGAAAGTTCGAGTGGAGACGGTGGGAACGATGCGCAAGCAGATCAATCCGATCGCAAGCCTTGGCCTTGCCGCAGCCTTGGTCGGCTGCAACACGACGGACGCCCTGATCCCGCAGGTGGACGTGGGCGAAGGCACTTTCCGCTCCCCACCGGTGACCCAGTCGGATCTCGACGCCATGTCGACGCAGACCGCGGTGATGCCGGTGGAAAGCGTGCCGCCGGGCCGCACCGCGGCCTTCGCCGCGCAGCCGAATATTTCGGGCCCGCCTCCCCGACACGCGAGCGGCAATGTCGGCTATAGCGATTACACCGACCCGGCCGGAACGCTGGAAGGCCAGGCAAACCGCCTGGCCGGGGGTGAAGCACCGATACAGGCAACTCAGCCTCAAGCGGCGCCCACCCAGGTCACTCAGCATCCGGCTCCGCCGGTGGAAGATGCGACGCAGGAGGCTGGCGGCGAGCAGACAGCAGCCGACCAGACGGCAGAGGAGCCTGCACAAAGGCAGCATGCCGCCGCATCTCCTGCGGCAGCCACAGCGGGCTCCGGCGGCATCCGATTCCTGCCGATCATCGGCGCGCCGGTCCAGGCGGTCACGCCACTCTCGAAACAGCTCGGCGCCTCGGCGCGCAGCCAGGGGCTCGCGATCAAGAGCTCCACCGACAAAACCAGCGACCATATCCTCAAGGGATATTTTTCAGCGCTCAACGACGGCGGCAAGACGACGGTCGTCTATGTCTGGGACATACTCGACGGCAGCGGCAATCGCCTGCATCGCATCCAGGGACAGGACTCCGTTGCAAAGACCGCGACCGACCCCTGGAGCGCCGTCCCGGCTGAGACGATGGAGGCGATCGCCAGCGAGACGATCGACGCCTATCTCGAATGGCGCCGATCGTCCGCGGGCTAGCGCCTCCGCTCGGATTCCGCTGCTGCACGCTCGGATACCGGCCGCCCGCCCCGGAATCGCCATCATCCCGGCCGGCTGACGCAAAGTTTTTCGGATATTGGGCGCTGCGCCGCAGCAATCCCCTTGCATTCACCTTCAAGGACGCTAAAAAGCGGCCGATCAGCTCTGACAGCGGCCGTCCGCAGTGATTGCCCGCAATCGGAATGGCTCACGGAATCTGCGCGGAGAACCCACCCCCCGGACGACCGGACGTGGCCGCGCCAGCTCAAGGCGGACCGTCAATGAAGGTTTTCGCAGGCAATTCGAACCGGCTGCTGGCCGAAGCGATCTGCAACTATCTTAACCTGCCGCTCGGCAAAGCCACAGTAAGGCGCTTCGCCGATCAGGAAATCTTCGTCGAGATCGGCGAGAACGTGCGCGGCGAGGACGTCTTCATCGTCCAGTCGACCTCCTTCCCCACGAACGATCATCTGATGGAACTTCTCATCATGATCGACGCGGTCCGCCGCTCCTCGGCCCGCCGCATCACCGCCGTGCTCCCCTATTTCGGCTATGCCCGGCAGGACCGAAAGCCCGGTCCTCGCACCCCGATCTCCGCCAAGCTGGTCGCCAATCTCATTACCGAAGCCGGTGCCGACCGGGTTCTGACCCTCGACCTGCACGCCGGCCAGATCCAGGGCTTCTTCGATATCCCGACCGACAACCTCTACGCCGTTCCGATTCTGGCGCGAGACGTCAAGGAGAACTACAATCTCAAGAACGTCATGGTCGTTTCGCCTGACGTCGGCGGCGTCGTGCGCGCCCGGGCGCTCGCCAAGCGGCTCGACTGTCTGCTGGCGATCGTCGACAAGCGTCGCGACCGCCCCGGTGAATCGGAAGTCATGAACGTCATCGGGGAAGTAAACGGCAAGGACTGCCTCCTCATCGACGATATCGTCGATTCCGGCGGTACGCTCTGCAACGCCGCCGAGGCACTGCTGAAGAACGGCGCGACGAGCGTCACCGCCTATATCACCCACGGCGTCCTTTCCGGCGGCGCAGTCGCCCGCGTCACGTCTTCGATGCTGAAGGAGCTGGTGATCACCGATTCGATCCAGCCGACGACGGCGGTTCAGTCGGCGCACAACATCCGTGTGATCTCCACCGCTGCACTGCTCGGCGAGGCGATCAGCCGCACGAGCCAGGAAGAATCGGTCTCGAGCCTGTTCGACTGACTTCGGTACGCCTGCTCGCCCTCCATCCTGTGCTCGTCAGGGAATGAGGGAAGGGAAGACGCTGAAATCTGCCGATGGGGTGGGCGAGACTATCCCGCGGGTGGGCGATGATTTTGGCCCACCTGCGTGTTGAAAGGTCATCACTAAGCAGCGTAACCGTCCAGCCCTATAGGCCGGTAAGCCGAAACACGGATAGGCGGGTGCGGTAGAATTCCAGAGCGGCCGCCGCTCATCTCTTGACGTCCAGCATATAGGATGCGGCCTCGCGGGCGGGCATGGCGTCGCTCGCATAGGTGAAAGTGCCGTGCTCCCTCACCTCTCGCGCCGCGCGCATGAGTCCCGCGAGCGCCGCCCGCGCGAACGAACCGCCGACACTGATGCGCTTCACGCCCGCCTCCTGCAGTTGCTCCACCGTGTAGACCTGCCCGGCGAGGCCCATGACCACGTTGACCGGGCGCTTGACGGAAGAGCAGACCGTCCGGATCGCTTCGATGTCGGGCAGCCCCGGCGCGTAAAGAACATCCGCGCCGGCCTCCTCGAACGCGACAAGACGCCGGATGGTATCGTCGAGGTCAGGCCGCCCGCACAGGAAGTTCTCCGCACGCGCGGTCAGGACAAAGGGACGCTTGCGGGCTTCCTGCGCGGCGGCGGCGACACGTTCTACTGCCAAGTCGAACTCGAAAACGGGATCGGCGGCATCACCGGTCGCATCTTCGATCGAGCCGCCGACCAGCCCGACGCCTGCCGCAAGCGATACCGTTTCGGCACAGCACCGGGGATCCTCGCCGAAGCCGTCCTCCAGATCGGCGGACACAGGCAATTCGGTCGCCTCGACGATAGCGCGGGCATTCTGCAATATGACGTCGCGCGACAGAGCCGCCGCCGAATCCCTCCGGCCGATGGAAAAGGCAAGCCCGGCGCTCGTCGTCGCCAAAGCCTCGAAGCCCATTGCCGCGAGAATTCGGGCGGATCCCGCATCCCAGGGATTGGGAATTACGAAAGCGCCCTCGCGCTCGTGCAATGCGCGGAAGGCCCGATATTTGTCCTGCTGCTTTTCCATGCCGCCATCCGTGCTTCGAGATTGCCAGCGATAGCACGAAATGAACAAAAAGCGAACAGATTGTCGCCCGCGGTCACGCGCGGGGCTGCACCGCGCAAGCCCCTCCGCCGCCGAACAAGCGGGAACGTGTGAGGAAACGCCTCTCCCGGCCGTTATCCAGTGAAAACATGCCGCCCCTGCCCGGCACGACGTCGATGATCAGCTGCGTGTGCTTCCAGAGCTGGTACTGGCTCGAGCTGATATAGACGGGCACGCCGTCGATCTCGCCGAGCTTCACATCGTTATCGCCGACGATATAGTCGCCCGCCGGGTAGCACATGGGCGACGAGCCGTCGCAGCAGCCGCCCGACTGATGAAAGAGTATATCCGGATGATCGCGCCGGATTTCGCGGATGAGGTCTATCGCCGCATCCGTCGCAAGCACGCGCGGCTCCGCTGCTTCCTCGCTCAATTTGCATCTCCTCATTCGCAAGGCGGGCGGGCCCCCGATGAAGCATCGGGAGCCCGCCGTGAGCATCCGGCTGAGCGGCACGAGGAAAGGCTAGGCGGCCCCGCCCGCATCCGGCCCTACAGCGATCCTATCAGAAGAAGCCGAGCGCCTTCGGGCTGTAGCTCACCAGCATGTTCTTCGTCTGCTGGTAGTGATCGAGCATCATCTTGTGCGTCTCGCGCCCGATGCCGGACTGCTTGTAGCCGCCAAAGGCGGCATGCGCCGGATAGGCGTGATAGCAATTGGTCCAGACGCGGCCGGCCTCGATCGCGCGACCGAAGCGGTAGCAGCGATTGGCATCGCGGCTCCACACGCCGGCACCAAGCCCATAGAGCGTGTCGTTGGCGATCTCCAGCGCCTCGGCCTCCGTCCTGAAGGTCGTGACGGAAACGACGGGGCCGAAAATCTCCTCCTGAAAGATGCGCATCCTGTTATGGCCGTGGAATACGGTCGGCTTGACGTAATAGCCGCCGGAAAGGTCGCCTTCGAGCACATTGCGGCCGCCGCCGGTCAGGACCTCGGCGCCTTCCTCCTTGCCGATCTCGATATAGGCGAGGATTTTCTCGAGCTGTTCGCTCGAAGCCTGGGCGCCGATCATCGTTGCGTCATCGAGCGGATTGCCCTGGCGGATCGCCTCGACCCTCTTTACCGCCCGCTCCATGAAGCGGTCGTAGATGCTCTCCTGAACAAGCGCCCGGCTCGGGCAGGTGCAGACCTCGCCCTGGTTCAGCGCGAACATGGCGAAGCCTTCCAGTGCCTTGTCGAAGAAGTCGTCATCCTCGCTGGCAACGTCCGCGAAGAAGATGTTCGGCGACTTTCCGCCGAGCTCCAGCGTGACCGGGATGAGGTTCTGGCTGGCATATTGCATGATCAGCCGCCCGGTCGTCGTCTCGCCGGTAAAAGCGATCTTGGCGATGCGCGGGCTGGTGGCGAGCGGTTTGCCCGCTTCGAGGCCGAAGCCGTTCACGATATTGAGGACACCCGGCGGCAGGAGGTCGCCGATAAGTTCAGCCCAGACGAGGATCGAGCCCGGCGTCTGCTCGGCCGGCTTCAGCACGACGCAATTTCCGGCGGCAAGCGCCGGCGCAAGCTTCCAGGCGGCCATCAGGATCGGGAAGTTCCAGGGAATGATCTGGCCGACGACGCCGAGCGGCTCGTGGAAATGATAGGCGACGGTGTCGTGGTCGATCTCGCCGATCGAGCCTTCCTGCGCACGGATGCAGGCCGCGAAATAGCGGAAATGGTCGATCGCCAGCGGAATGTCGGCGGCCATCGTCTCCCGGATCGGCTTGCCGTTGTCCCAGGTTTCGGCCCGTGCCAGGAGCTCGAGATTGTCCTCCATGCGGGCGGCTATCTTCATGAGGATGTTGGACCTCTCCGTCGTCGAGGTCCGGCCCCATTTTTCCCGGGCGGCGTGCGCCGCGTCGAGGGCGATCTCGATGTCGGCGGCGTCCGAACGGGCGACCTGGCAAAGCGTGCCGCCGGTGATCGGCGTCGTGTTGTCGAAGTAGCGTCCCGCAACGGGCTCGCGCCATTGGCCGCCGATGAAGTTTCCGTATTTCTGCTTGTAAGGGTTCTCGACGATCTTCTGATGCAGCATGGGTTTCCTCCCTTGGAAAAACAGCATTGCGCTTGCTGTGGAAGGAAGAGTGAGACCGAACGCGCATTTCCGGTAGAGCGGCGCCGTGCTTGGCGACGCCGACTGTTTCAGAATTGAGACAGGATCAGTTGAGAGAAAGCCGCTTCATCTTTCGGTAGAGGGTCGCCCGGCTGATACCGAGGAGATCGGCGGCCATGGACACATTGCCCTTGGCCCGCGATAAAGCGCGGCGCAGAGCCGCCCTCTCGGCTCCGGGCAATTCCTCCCGCTCGCCCGGCAGTTCCTCCTCGAGCAGGTCGGACGCGGGAATCCCGCCGGCGATGCGCTCGTTGTCGAGCCCAAGGCACAGCCGCGCAGCCCGCGTCGCACCGAGGACGAGATCGTCGCGGTCGACGGCAAGCAATGCAGGTCCCGCCCGATCGACCGGCACGAGCACGATACGGGCGCCGGCAAAGGCGCGGCGGAAAAGATTGGCCTCGATGCGGGCCGCGGCATCGCGCACCGCCTGCGAGAGGATCGAAAGCGTCGCCTCGGAGGCGTCGTCGCGGCAGGTGGAGATGTCGATTGCCGCGGCGAGCTTTCCGCTCTCGTCGCGGATCGGCGCCGTGGCGCAGCTGAGGCCGATATTGCGGCTGAGGAAGTGTTGGTCGCGATGGATGAGGACCGGACGCTCGTCCGCGATCGCCGTGCCGATGCCGTTGGTCCCGACGCTCGCCTCGCTCCATACGGTTCCGGACCACAATCCGATGCCGCGGAAGTCCGCATCGTCGCCGCCGGCCCCGCGACGTTCCAACGCCACACCCTTCCCGTCGGTAAGCAGCAGGCAGCACCCGGCCTTGCCGACGGCGGCGAACAGCCGGTCGAGCTCGCCGGCCGCTTCTGCGATCAGCGCGCCGGAGCTTTCACGCGCCTGCCGGAATTCGGCTTCCGAAAGCCGCCAGGGCGAACGCGCTTCCTCCGGCGCCAGGCCGTGCAGCGTCATGCAGCGGC
Encoded here:
- the adh gene encoding aldehyde dehydrogenase; this encodes MLHQKIVENPYKQKYGNFIGGQWREPVAGRYFDNTTPITGGTLCQVARSDAADIEIALDAAHAAREKWGRTSTTERSNILMKIAARMEDNLELLARAETWDNGKPIRETMAADIPLAIDHFRYFAACIRAQEGSIGEIDHDTVAYHFHEPLGVVGQIIPWNFPILMAAWKLAPALAAGNCVVLKPAEQTPGSILVWAELIGDLLPPGVLNIVNGFGLEAGKPLATSPRIAKIAFTGETTTGRLIMQYASQNLIPVTLELGGKSPNIFFADVASEDDDFFDKALEGFAMFALNQGEVCTCPSRALVQESIYDRFMERAVKRVEAIRQGNPLDDATMIGAQASSEQLEKILAYIEIGKEEGAEVLTGGGRNVLEGDLSGGYYVKPTVFHGHNRMRIFQEEIFGPVVSVTTFRTEAEALEIANDTLYGLGAGVWSRDANRCYRFGRAIEAGRVWTNCYHAYPAHAAFGGYKQSGIGRETHKMMLDHYQQTKNMLVSYSPKALGFF
- a CDS encoding GAF domain-containing protein — protein: MASIRDHSERVYRVAHQSSAAVISPVAASWRRCMTLHGLAPEEARSPWRLSEAEFRQARESSGALIAEAAGELDRLFAAVGKAGCCLLLTDGKGVALERRGAGGDDADFRGIGLWSGTVWSEASVGTNGIGTAIADERPVLIHRDQHFLSRNIGLSCATAPIRDESGKLAAAIDISTCRDDASEATLSILSQAVRDAAARIEANLFRRAFAGARIVLVPVDRAGPALLAVDRDDLVLGATRAARLCLGLDNERIAGGIPASDLLEEELPGEREELPGAERAALRRALSRAKGNVSMAADLLGISRATLYRKMKRLSLN